Below is a window of Chryseobacterium arthrosphaerae DNA.
TACATAAAACTATGCTTACATTTCTTGGTTTTTTAATGATTTTCATCTTCATGATTCTCATCATGAACAAAAAAATGACTCCGCTTACGGCATTGGTCATCGTTCCTGTGGCCATTGCTCTTATTGCGGGTTTTGGCCCGCAGCTTGGGGATATGATGAAAAACGGTGTCAAAGAAATAGCTCTAACGGGTGTTATGCTGATCTTTGCCATCCTTTATTTCAGTTTAATGATAGATACCGGGCTTTTTGAACCTCTTGTCAATATAATTTTAAAAGCCGTTGGAGATAATCCCGTTAAAACAACAATAGGAACCGCTGTTCTTACCGCACTGGTTTCATTGGATGGTGACGGCTCATCCACTTATTTGATTGTGGTGGCTGCAATGCTTCCGCTATACAAAAAACAGGGCATGAATCCTCTGGTGCTTACCTGTATCATTATGCTTGCCGGTCAGATTATGAATATTCTTCCTTGGGGAGGTCCCACAGCAAGGGTAATGAGCTCTCTGAAGCTGGGGCACACCGAAATCTTTGTTCCGATGATTCCGATTATGACAATAGGCATCCTGTGGGTGATATTTGTAGCCTATATTTTGGGCAGGAGAGAAAAAATAAGAATTGCAAAACATGGTAAATTTACAGGTTACAACAGCAATGATATTATTGGGGAAGCTGATCCTGCACTCCGCCGCCCGAAACTGATCCTGATCAATCTTGCCCTTACCATTACCCTTTTAGTGGTTATGATCCTGGATATTGTTCCATTGGGAATTGCCTTTATGATTGCTTTCTGTATTGCCTCTATCATCAATTATCCCAAATTGAAAGACCAGCAGAAAATAATATCCAAACATGCAGGAAACGCATTATCTGTAGCGGGAATGATTTTCGGTGCCGGAATTTTCACGGGAATCCTTAACGGATCAGGTATTATGCAGGCAATGGGAAACAGTATGATAGAAATAGTTCCCAAGAGCTGGGGAGGTTATATGAATATCGTAACCGCTTTATTCAGTATTCCGTTTACTTTTTTCCTGTCGAATGATGCTTATTATTTTGGGATACTGCCTATCATTGTTGCTACCGGTCATGAATTGGGAATTGCACCTGAAATATTAGGGCGGGCAAGTCTTATCGGACAGGGCTCACACCTCCTCAGCCCATTGGTGCCTTCTACCTATCTGCTGGTATCACTGGCAGGTGTAGAGTTTTCTGATCACTTAAAATATACACTGAAATGGGCCTTGGGATCATCCATCATTATGCTGGTGAGTGCATTGATTCTCGGTATTATATAAGGTTATATCTTTGAACTTCGTAATCTTATTCTACAAAAAGTGAATGATGAAACCTATTAAGCAAAAAACATTTACAGACTCTTATTTAAGGAACCTTACGCTGTATGTTTTCACGGCTATTATCTGTGGAGCATTAACGGGTTATTATTTTCCGGAAGTCAGTAAACACCTGGAAACGGTAAGCAGTTATTTTTTCATGCTTCTGGAGATTTTGATTATTCCCATTATTTTCATTGCAGTAACGTATGGGGTAAGCTATATTTTCAGCACTAAAAATGCATTTAAAATTGTAAGCCAGATGGTGATCTATTTCTTAATCATCACTTCCATCAGTATTTTATTGGGTATCGGGTCGGGTCTTCTTTTAAAACCGGGAGCGAATACCGGAATTATTATTTCTTCCCACAGAGCACTTCCTGAAAGGTTTTTAACAAAGACTACAAATCCTTTACAGATCAGCAATTATGTACTTTTTCTATTAATATCCCTAACGGCTGGAGTCCTGATTGGTCTTTCGAAGAAAAAGAATGATATTCTTAAAGTTATAGACTCAGGAAGGAATTTGTTTTTTAAACTTATCAAGTATGT
It encodes the following:
- a CDS encoding CitMHS family transporter — encoded protein: MLTFLGFLMIFIFMILIMNKKMTPLTALVIVPVAIALIAGFGPQLGDMMKNGVKEIALTGVMLIFAILYFSLMIDTGLFEPLVNIILKAVGDNPVKTTIGTAVLTALVSLDGDGSSTYLIVVAAMLPLYKKQGMNPLVLTCIIMLAGQIMNILPWGGPTARVMSSLKLGHTEIFVPMIPIMTIGILWVIFVAYILGRREKIRIAKHGKFTGYNSNDIIGEADPALRRPKLILINLALTITLLVVMILDIVPLGIAFMIAFCIASIINYPKLKDQQKIISKHAGNALSVAGMIFGAGIFTGILNGSGIMQAMGNSMIEIVPKSWGGYMNIVTALFSIPFTFFLSNDAYYFGILPIIVATGHELGIAPEILGRASLIGQGSHLLSPLVPSTYLLVSLAGVEFSDHLKYTLKWALGSSIIMLVSALILGII